GAAATGCatatggtgagataaggtggtcttGATATGCTTGTTGGTAGTagaggaactacttgaagccacgcggtgtgataaggtgggctaaaacacgggaagctatttcaaaaaaataattttcaaaactatacTTCCTTCCAATAAGGCATAGGAACCACCCCATATGAGGCCCTATGTAGAAGACCACCTCCTCTGCACTTACCCTATCTTCTAGGTGAATCAGCTTCAGCTGATGTAGGCAATGCTTTTATCAACAGAGAATTGAAACTACAATTGTTGCAATACCATTTGCTGAGAGCTCAGTTAAGGATGAAGCAGCATGCTAATTCTCATATGAGTGATAGAAACTTTGAAGTAGGTTATTGGGTTtacttcaagactcaacttacaAGCAAGTGAGCGTTATTGCTCAGCCATTCCATAAATTGGAACCTAAATACTATGGACCATTTCAAACTATCAATAAGGTGAGAGTTGTGGCCTACACTCTACTATTTCCTCTTTAAAGATATGCCCCATTGTACATGTGTCTCTACTAAAGAAATGCTATGAATTGCCCGAAACAATCACTTATCCTCCCAGTACTGATATTGCCAGTCCTCACTGTCCCAATCCAGAgtctattttagagagagaatggtgaaaaaaggaaataaagatgTAGCTCAAGTCCAAGTTAAGTGAACAAGTTTACCTGCAGATTATACTACATGGGAATTTCTTAATGCACTAAAGATTAGGTTCCCTCGCTTTCATTCTTGCGGTCAAGGATCTACTGCAGGAGAGAGTCTTGATATACAAATTACAGCATGATCGCAGCCAGCTCAAGTTAAAAGCTCCAGCCCAGCAAATTTAGTTAGTAGTTAGTTAGTCCAAGTCAATTGAGAGTTAGCTAGAAAGTTAGTTAGTTAGTTGGGAATAAGAATCTTCCAGAATGAGCCATGTATTCATTCGTAAAAGGATTACAGTTATTTTACAATCATCAATGAAAATACAACTACAAtttctctctcaattctctctttCTCTTAATTATAGTTTCTTCACTCCGTAAGATGTGATCTACGAGTTTCTCCGCAAAACTCCTAGCTCAACTACTCAATTCTTGAATTCACTGCTCGATTCCTACAATTGAGATATCAAATATCTTGAAATTGTGTAGACCTATTCTAGTATTATAATAATGACTCATTTATTACTCTATGCTTGAGAGGTCATACACTTTTGCATACAAAAAATGTCATGGTGCGTCAATACGAGAATGTGAAAAATCTACTCGTTATGGACGAATCTACTCCTTTGTACAACTGGAAAGGACAAAAAACGAAATTGAAAAAAAGTTTCAAGATAAAAAGGAGTCGGTTGTTTTGCTAATAACCAAACCCGAAGTTTTACAACTATAGAAGCCGCGCATATTTTCCCAAAAGAAAACCCGGCAAACCATCGTCTCTCACACACCCAGAAAATCGAATTTGAGAATTTGGAACTGAGAAGAAGGAGGAGCCATGGGAGAAAGGAAAGTATTGAACAAGTATTATCCGCCGGATTTCGATCCGGCGAAGATTCCACGGCGGAGACAGCTCCCAAATCAGCTGGTGAGCTTTAATTTTTTTGTTCTGGTGCTATTTTGGTGATGCTTTTGTTTCATTAAGCTGATTTTTGAAGTGTCATGAGTATCAGATAAACCTATGCATGTCATGAGTATCAGATAAACCTATGTATGTAGTGGCAATTGGAGTTCTTGTTAGGTTTTAGAATGGATGACTGTTGGATAAAAATTGGATAATAATCATATTGCAAAACTCAATTGGATAATACATATATTGGGTGACTGTTGGTGAAAGATTCGGACTTGGCTTGGAAACGGATAGCTGAAGTAAATCAAATATGTATTGAGGTTTGGCAAATTGCTGTTAATTAGTACTAGTTTTGTCTGATTTGTTAAACACCAAGGCATTGCTTCTTCGTGCTGCTAATGCTCTTAAATTTGTATCACCACATAAGATAGAAAGCTTTGATGTGATGACATCTATGTTTTGGCCTAGAAATCCGCTGACTTCCCATCCTAGATCGCAAGCTATACGTTTCCTACCATACATTTTGATATGTTGGATGAACTTACGACTTAAAACCATAATAATATCCCCTTAAGATTACCTTAGTGTTCATACTCAGCGTCACTCTAATTAATACACCATCGGGGAGGAAATTGACCTACCCTGCACTGTGTTGTTGTTTTCCATTATCTTGGTAGCCATTTATATAGCTCTTTCCCTACACTTATCCATCATTTGGCTGAGAACCTCCATAGAGAAAATGTATAGGATAAGAGCAGATTATTTGCTGATTTAAATCTGCATTGTAATTTGAATACGTTTGGATGCAACACTATAATCAGAATCCGGAACATGAGAATGGAAATAAACAACCAGATCCCACCTTAAACTCATTTTCCCCAGCTGAATATTAAGAAAGGAGAAAAGTGCTTGGCACGTGCTTTTTACAAGTCAAGATTGCAGAGAAATTTAGAATTCCATCCTTCGCTCTTGAAAGCGGCTATTTTATCCCTTTATTTTGATAAAAATCAAAGATATTGATAGTGGCTAATTAACAATTAGAGAAGCATCTAAAATTTGTTTACAAAAaagcaacaataaaaataaagcatctaGTGTCTGTCTTCTTGCAATGAAAACATGTTGTGTTGTGTATAAGTCCATAAGAGGCATCTTGTGAAGAAATTTATCTTTAGTTTAAGAGAGACTAGCTTGACATTAAACATACTAACTAGCCAGCCCGAAGTCCTTACTCAATATGCCCCTTTGTTTATAGAAATTTGAGCAGTAAGTTAGGCAGtgataattcttttttttttggaatggTCAGGCAGTGATAATTCTTTCAAAAGTTACACTGTAGTAGAAACCAGTCAAATATATTCATATGTTTgtgtggatatatatatatatccatatgtatgTATGTTTATGTTGTTGATCTGAATTATAATCACGTCTCAAATTATGCAGACCTACTTAGGAATACAAATCTTCAGATTCTACTTCAAGTGCACAAAGTGCTCCGCAAAGATTACATATAAGACAGATCCAAAAAATTCCGATTATACTGTTGAATCAGGTGCGACTAGGAATTTTGAGCCTTGGCGTGGCCAAGATGAGGTAAGAATTTTATCAACTTAAAGTGCTATTCACCACTTTCTTCCGCAGTGGAAGGACTGCGGACCATATGTTTatataaatttccaatttttagGGTAGTAGGTTCCGTATCTTGTGCATTCatgtttatatttctttttttaaggagatggagaaggagaaaCAAAAAAGAGATGCTGAAGAAATGGGTGATGCAATGAAGTCATTAGAAAATAGAACATTTGATGAACTGCCTTATTTGCCATATTAATGTTTGCCCTAACAGGCGAGGAAGCTGGAGGAAAAAGATGAAGCTCTCATAAGATCAGTTTTCCAGGTTGGTATATGATAGTCTAAATACCTGCTATTTGTTCATTGGTATTTCTAAGAGCTTTAATTTCTTAAGAAGTTCTGTTGGTCATGTGATTTCAAATCAGGGTTCAAGAGAGAGAATCAAAAGAATCCCTGATGAAGAGCTTGAGGAGGACGATGATGATCTAGTTATTTTTGCCCTTGAAAGTTTAGGGTCAGAAAACAACTCTCTTAAGGTACAAGTGCTTGGTCAGTTAATTCAGTTTTCCATCTTTTATGTTGCTTCAACCTGCTTCTATACAAAATAGACTTTAATAAATATCGTGTATGAATTATGCTTTGTTCATGGGTTTGAATACCAAGAAAGTACCATACATTAATGTCACAGTTGCC
The DNA window shown above is from Nicotiana tomentosiformis chromosome 8, ASM39032v3, whole genome shotgun sequence and carries:
- the LOC104093273 gene encoding uncharacterized protein, with translation MGERKVLNKYYPPDFDPAKIPRRRQLPNQLTYLGIQIFRFYFKCTKCSAKITYKTDPKNSDYTVESGATRNFEPWRGQDEARKLEEKDEALIRSVFQGSRERIKRIPDEELEEDDDDLVIFALESLGSENNSLKSRHATVSVDAMLEALQRADEAMLFTSVHMICMHLLEGGVLVYSMYIVYYCPTLVE